TCACCCTCTAACCAAGGAGTCACTAGCCAAAGTCTGCTCTTCCTTTCTACCCTCGCCTTGGTCAAAGACAAGCTAGGCACAAATATTAAATAGGGTACATCCACGAGGACAGCATTTGCTAGTGTTCTTGTCGCAGCAAGATCCGCAGCAATCTCCATTAGAATAGCAGATAGCTAAGATAAGGGCGGATCGTGTTAGCAAGATACCTTTCATCCTACTATCGTGATATGAAACAAGGGGCAACTCACGAGGATCTATGCACTGACGCTTCTCGAGGTTAAAGACATCATGCCCAGCGTCATCCACGAC
Above is a window of Fulvia fulva chromosome 6, complete sequence DNA encoding:
- a CDS encoding Ecp13, which translates into the protein MRFFAIFLFAATTLALSPRGVVDDAGHDVFNLEKRQCIDPPICYSNGDCCGSCCDKNTSKCCPRGCTLFNICA